A window of the Polaribacter batillariae genome harbors these coding sequences:
- a CDS encoding DUF6252 family protein: protein MKTLKKISLLLFLSVLVSCGGSDEDLGISGEGSLSAKIDGTAFTALSSAVASSTSNNVLAVQGSNSNGVYIRINIMNYNGVGTYKTGDSASNASSMIYGTVNPVVAWASTFTIGEGTITVTEDTDTAVKGTFSFTGENNSSSAVTIKKVTEGTFNAPKQ, encoded by the coding sequence ATGAAAACATTAAAAAAAATCAGTTTATTATTATTTTTATCAGTACTCGTTTCTTGTGGAGGAAGTGACGAAGATTTGGGTATTTCTGGCGAAGGTTCTTTGTCTGCAAAAATAGATGGCACAGCTTTTACAGCTTTGTCTAGTGCAGTTGCATCATCTACAAGCAATAATGTTTTGGCTGTTCAAGGATCTAATTCCAATGGAGTTTATATTCGAATAAATATTATGAATTACAATGGTGTAGGTACTTACAAAACTGGAGACAGTGCATCAAATGCAAGTAGCATGATTTATGGAACAGTAAACCCTGTTGTTGCTTGGGCCTCTACATTTACAATTGGTGAAGGCACCATAACAGTTACAGAAGATACAGACACTGCTGTAAAAGGAACATTTTCTTTTACAGGAGAAAACAATTCTTCTTCTGCAGTAACTATAAAAAAGGTTACAGAAGGCACATTTAATGCTCCAAAACAATAA
- a CDS encoding DUF6498-containing protein — protein sequence MLKSIFYPTEQNAFIWLSSIYLLFLLYIGKASPMSILFAYFLETIVIGFFNALKMLWSILFGKSKKSDFGLILFFLFHYGFFVAIQSLFGFTLFGIDGTSIIKEPFDIIENYSIILNLEDIKYALPAIVFTHLGKFITDYIHHKKYQKFTAKELMFKPYVRIFLQQFVVIFSFFFIVFGKAGIIAAILLILFRLVVDLVLESIKENSKTLEYVSRKLENEKATKEEIKKQLVIFTE from the coding sequence ATGTTAAAATCTATTTTTTATCCAACCGAACAAAACGCATTTATTTGGCTAAGTTCTATTTACCTTTTATTTTTATTATACATTGGTAAAGCTTCACCAATGTCTATCTTATTTGCTTATTTTTTAGAAACCATTGTTATTGGATTTTTTAATGCTCTAAAAATGTTGTGGAGTATTTTGTTCGGAAAATCTAAAAAATCTGATTTTGGTTTAATCTTATTTTTCTTGTTTCATTATGGTTTTTTTGTGGCAATTCAATCGTTGTTTGGTTTTACACTTTTTGGTATTGATGGTACTTCAATTATAAAAGAACCCTTTGATATTATAGAAAATTATAGCATCATTTTAAATTTAGAAGATATTAAATACGCCTTACCAGCCATTGTTTTTACACATTTAGGAAAATTTATTACCGATTATATTCATCATAAAAAATACCAAAAATTTACAGCCAAAGAATTAATGTTTAAACCTTATGTTCGAATTTTTTTACAACAATTTGTAGTTATTTTTTCTTTCTTTTTTATTGTTTTTGGCAAAGCTGGTATTATCGCCGCTATTTTATTAATTCTTTTTAGACTTGTTGTAGATCTTGTTTTAGAATCTATAAAAGAGAATTCGAAAACTTTAGAATATGTCTCTCGAAAACTAGAAAACGAGAAAGCTACCAAAGAAGAGATAAAAAAACAACTGGTAATTTTTACGGAATAA
- a CDS encoding GSCFA domain-containing protein — protein MKLQTQIPLKKEVRNPIDYSSKILLLGSCFSENIGDKLAFYKFKSTQNPFGILFQPKAIENLITNAINEKVYSTKDLVYQNERWHCLDAHSSLSSADKNEVLNNLNSAISSTLKKLTEASHIIITLGTSWVYRFIETDAIVANCHKIPQKKFLKELLTVNEISESLEAIIELIKTINKEVTILFTVSPVRHLKDGFVENMRSKSHLISGIHQLLDCARRDISYFYSYEIMMDELRDYRFYKEDMIHPNKTAINCIWEKFMTVWISEDSKALMQEIETIQKGILHKPFHKNSEEHQKFLENLNHKIDQIKTKIPSINF, from the coding sequence ATGAAGCTCCAAACCCAAATTCCGTTAAAAAAAGAAGTAAGAAACCCAATAGATTACAGTTCTAAAATTCTATTATTAGGTTCTTGTTTCTCCGAAAATATTGGAGATAAATTAGCGTTCTATAAATTTAAATCTACACAAAACCCTTTTGGAATTTTATTTCAACCAAAGGCGATTGAAAATCTTATTACAAATGCAATAAACGAAAAAGTATATTCAACGAAAGATTTGGTATATCAAAACGAACGTTGGCATTGTTTAGATGCCCATTCTAGTTTAAGTTCTGCTGATAAAAACGAGGTGTTAAACAACTTAAACTCCGCAATTTCTTCAACCCTAAAAAAACTTACAGAAGCTTCTCACATAATAATTACTCTAGGAACGTCTTGGGTTTACAGGTTTATAGAAACAGATGCAATTGTGGCAAACTGCCATAAAATTCCACAGAAAAAATTCTTAAAAGAATTGTTAACTGTAAATGAAATTTCCGAGAGTTTAGAAGCAATTATCGAACTTATAAAAACCATTAATAAAGAAGTTACAATCTTATTTACAGTTTCTCCTGTTAGACATTTAAAAGATGGTTTTGTGGAAAATATGCGAAGTAAATCGCATTTAATTTCGGGAATTCACCAACTTCTCGACTGCGCTCGAAGAGACATTTCTTACTTTTATTCTTATGAAATTATGATGGACGAATTACGTGACTATCGTTTTTATAAAGAAGACATGATTCACCCTAATAAAACCGCCATTAATTGCATTTGGGAAAAATTTATGACTGTTTGGATTTCTGAAGATTCTAAAGCTCTAATGCAAGAAATTGAAACCATTCAAAAAGGAATTTTACACAAACCTTTTCATAAAAATTCAGAAGAACATCAAAAATTTTTAGAAAATTTAAACCATAAAATCGACCAAATTAAAACCAAAATACCTTCTATAAATTTTTAA
- the alaS gene encoding alanine--tRNA ligase — MKSQDVRTTFLNFYKEKSHLIVPSAPMVTKDDPTLMFVNSGMAPFKEYFLGNGTPKNNRIADSQKCLRVSGKHNDLEEVGYDTYHHTLFEMLGNWSFGDYFKKEAIAWAWELLTKVYKIDKDILYVTVFEGTKDHDNLKMDTEAYDLWKEFIAEDRILKGNKKDNFWEMGEQGPCGPCSEIHVDIRSAEEKAKVDGQTLINQDHPQVVEIWNLVFMQYNRKADGTLENLPNKHIDTGMGFERLCMVLQNVQSNYDTDVFTPIIREIETITNTKYRTNKKQDIAIRVISDHVRAVAFSIADGQLPSNTGAGYVIRRILRRAVRYGFTFLNKKEPFIYRLVNVLSKKMGEAFPEIKAQKQLIENVIKEEETSFLRTLDQGLVLLDAIIDNATSKEISGEKVFELYDTFGFPVDLTALILSEKGFTLNEKGFQEELQKQKNRSRAASEISTDDWTILMDDAEEEFIGYDSLEANVKITRYRKVTSKKDGEMYQLVFNLTPFYPEGGGQVGDKGYLEDIHGDVVYILDTKKENNVIIHFTKNLPKHLNESFKAVVDEKQRYRTECNHTATHLLHQALREVLGTHVAQKGSAVHSKYLRFDFSHFSKLTVDELRDVEDFVNARIAGKLPLIEKRNIPMQQALDEGALALFGEKYGDTVRAIKFGKSMELCGGTHVKNTADIWHFKIKSESAVAAGIRRIEAITNEAVKDFYFENNRTLFEIKDLLNNTKEPVKAVKKLQEENANLQKQVEQLLKDKAQNLSGELENQLQEINGVQFLATKVDLDANGIKNLAFSLGKKHKNLFLLFATAPSKEKAMLTCYISKELANERGYNAGKVVRELGKLIHGGGGGQNFFATAGGRNPGGIPKALEKAKEYMV, encoded by the coding sequence ATGAAATCTCAAGATGTTCGTACTACTTTTTTAAACTTTTATAAAGAAAAATCGCATTTAATAGTGCCTTCTGCACCCATGGTAACCAAAGACGACCCAACATTAATGTTTGTAAACTCTGGAATGGCCCCATTTAAAGAGTATTTCTTAGGAAATGGAACTCCAAAAAACAACAGAATTGCAGATTCGCAAAAATGTTTACGAGTTTCTGGAAAACACAACGATTTAGAAGAAGTTGGTTACGATACATACCACCATACTTTATTCGAAATGTTAGGAAACTGGTCTTTTGGAGATTATTTTAAAAAAGAGGCCATTGCTTGGGCTTGGGAGTTGTTAACCAAAGTTTATAAAATCGACAAAGACATTTTATATGTAACTGTTTTTGAAGGAACTAAAGATCATGACAACCTAAAAATGGATACTGAAGCCTATGATTTATGGAAAGAATTTATTGCCGAAGATCGAATTTTAAAAGGAAATAAAAAAGATAATTTCTGGGAAATGGGCGAACAAGGACCTTGTGGACCCTGTTCTGAAATTCATGTAGATATTCGTTCTGCTGAAGAAAAAGCCAAAGTAGATGGCCAAACATTAATCAATCAAGATCACCCACAAGTCGTAGAAATCTGGAACTTGGTTTTTATGCAATACAATAGAAAAGCAGATGGTACACTAGAAAATTTACCCAACAAACACATAGATACAGGAATGGGTTTCGAGCGTTTGTGTATGGTTTTACAAAATGTACAATCGAACTACGATACAGATGTTTTTACACCTATTATTAGAGAAATTGAAACCATTACCAACACAAAATACAGAACTAATAAAAAGCAAGATATTGCCATTCGTGTGATTTCCGATCATGTAAGAGCGGTTGCTTTTTCGATTGCAGATGGGCAATTGCCTAGCAATACTGGTGCAGGTTATGTAATTCGCAGAATTTTACGAAGAGCCGTTCGTTACGGATTTACTTTTTTAAACAAAAAAGAACCATTTATTTATAGGTTGGTAAATGTGTTAAGCAAAAAAATGGGCGAAGCTTTTCCTGAAATAAAGGCTCAAAAACAATTGATAGAGAATGTTATTAAAGAAGAAGAAACTTCTTTTTTAAGAACTTTAGACCAAGGTTTGGTCTTGTTAGATGCAATTATCGACAACGCTACATCTAAAGAAATTTCTGGAGAAAAAGTATTCGAATTGTACGATACTTTTGGTTTTCCGGTAGATTTAACTGCCTTAATTCTTTCTGAAAAAGGGTTTACTTTAAATGAAAAAGGGTTTCAAGAAGAACTTCAAAAACAAAAAAATAGATCGAGAGCTGCCAGCGAAATATCTACCGACGATTGGACCATTTTAATGGATGATGCAGAGGAAGAATTTATTGGTTACGATTCTTTAGAAGCCAATGTAAAAATCACTAGATACAGAAAAGTTACTTCTAAAAAAGATGGCGAAATGTATCAATTAGTGTTTAATTTAACTCCTTTTTATCCTGAAGGTGGTGGGCAAGTTGGCGATAAAGGCTATTTAGAAGATATTCATGGAGATGTTGTGTATATTTTAGATACCAAAAAAGAAAACAACGTAATTATTCATTTTACCAAAAATCTTCCCAAGCATTTAAACGAAAGTTTTAAAGCAGTTGTAGATGAAAAACAACGTTATAGAACCGAATGCAACCACACAGCAACACACCTTTTACATCAGGCTTTAAGAGAAGTTTTAGGCACACATGTAGCACAAAAAGGTTCTGCTGTACATTCTAAATATTTACGTTTCGATTTTTCTCATTTTTCTAAATTAACGGTCGATGAATTACGTGATGTAGAAGATTTTGTAAATGCAAGAATCGCAGGAAAACTTCCTTTAATAGAAAAAAGAAATATACCTATGCAACAAGCTTTAGACGAAGGTGCTTTGGCTTTATTTGGCGAAAAATATGGCGATACTGTTAGAGCTATAAAATTCGGAAAATCGATGGAACTTTGTGGCGGAACACATGTAAAAAACACCGCAGATATTTGGCATTTTAAAATAAAGTCAGAAAGTGCAGTTGCAGCAGGAATTCGCAGAATAGAAGCCATTACAAACGAAGCTGTTAAAGATTTTTATTTTGAAAACAATAGAACTTTGTTCGAAATAAAAGATTTGCTAAATAACACAAAAGAACCTGTAAAAGCGGTTAAAAAATTGCAAGAAGAAAATGCTAACTTACAAAAACAAGTAGAGCAGCTTTTAAAAGATAAAGCCCAAAATTTATCTGGAGAATTAGAAAACCAATTGCAAGAAATTAATGGCGTACAGTTTTTGGCTACAAAAGTAGATTTAGACGCAAACGGAATTAAAAACCTAGCTTTTTCTTTAGGTAAAAAGCATAAAAATTTATTTTTATTATTTGCAACAGCTCCCAGCAAAGAAAAGGCAATGTTAACTTGTTATATTTCCAAAGAATTGGCCAACGAACGCGGTTATAATGCAGGAAAAGTAGTAAGAGAATTAGGAAAACTAATTCATGGTGGTGGTGGTGGGCAAAATTTTTTCGCCACTGCTGGTGGTAGAAATCCTGGAGGAATACCTAAAGCGCTTGAAAAAGCGAAAGAGTATATGGTTTAA
- a CDS encoding M23 family metallopeptidase, translated as MAKVKYYYDADTLSYRKIAVKKSAYFKKSVFGIFAVLLIAFIGFILFSQFIMSPNERALKRENENLKLNYELLSKRIEENAEILAQIQERDDNIYRSYFEANPIPEEQRKAGFGGVNRYKHLDGFDNSEMIKKITKDIDVLSKQMVVQSKSLDEIVALAKEKEEMLASIPAIQPVKNEDLKRMASGYGMRIHPILKYRKMHKGMDFTAPVGTPVYATGNGKVIRAQRSSSFGNVVYIDHGYGYKTIYAHLSMIKTRKGKKVKRGDLIGYVGNTGLSAAAHLHYEVHKNDRAVNPIYFYYGDLNPEEFEAMQKAAAIEGQSYD; from the coding sequence ATGGCAAAAGTAAAATATTATTACGATGCAGATACGCTTTCTTACAGAAAAATTGCTGTAAAGAAAAGTGCTTACTTTAAAAAATCTGTCTTTGGTATTTTTGCTGTTCTTCTAATTGCTTTTATTGGTTTTATTCTGTTTAGTCAGTTTATAATGTCTCCAAATGAAAGAGCATTAAAAAGAGAAAACGAGAATTTAAAACTTAACTACGAACTTTTATCAAAAAGAATTGAAGAAAATGCAGAAATTTTAGCACAAATTCAAGAACGAGACGATAATATTTACAGATCTTATTTTGAAGCAAACCCTATTCCAGAAGAACAACGAAAAGCAGGATTTGGTGGGGTGAATAGATACAAACATTTAGATGGTTTCGACAATTCGGAAATGATTAAAAAAATTACGAAAGATATAGATGTATTGTCGAAACAAATGGTAGTGCAGTCGAAATCTTTAGACGAAATTGTTGCATTAGCTAAAGAAAAGGAAGAAATGTTAGCATCGATACCAGCAATACAACCTGTTAAAAATGAAGATTTAAAAAGAATGGCTTCTGGTTATGGCATGCGAATTCATCCTATTTTAAAATATCGTAAAATGCATAAAGGTATGGATTTTACAGCGCCAGTTGGAACACCAGTTTATGCAACAGGTAATGGAAAAGTAATTCGCGCACAAAGAAGTAGTTCTTTTGGAAACGTAGTTTATATCGATCATGGGTATGGCTACAAAACCATTTATGCGCACCTGAGTATGATAAAAACTAGAAAAGGTAAAAAAGTAAAACGCGGCGATTTAATTGGTTATGTTGGAAACACAGGTTTATCTGCAGCTGCACATTTACATTACGAAGTACATAAAAACGACAGAGCAGTAAATCCTATTTACTTTTATTATGGCGATTTAAATCCAGAGGAATTCGAAGCCATGCAAAAAGCAGCAGCCATAGAGGGGCAATCTTACGATTAA
- a CDS encoding MerR family transcriptional regulator yields MHIDLPKKRYYKIGEVAKAFNVNASLIRFWEKEFAIIKPKKNAKGNRLFTQDDIANFKLIFNLVKERGFTLEGAKQKLKKNPESTFNKHEIITRLESVKAELNKIKNQL; encoded by the coding sequence ATGCACATAGATTTACCAAAAAAAAGATACTATAAAATAGGTGAAGTTGCCAAAGCTTTTAACGTAAATGCCTCTTTAATTCGATTTTGGGAAAAAGAATTTGCTATTATTAAACCTAAAAAAAACGCAAAAGGAAACCGTCTTTTTACCCAAGATGATATTGCCAACTTTAAACTAATTTTTAATTTAGTAAAAGAGCGAGGTTTTACTTTAGAAGGCGCAAAGCAAAAGTTAAAGAAAAACCCAGAATCTACCTTTAATAAGCACGAAATAATTACAAGATTAGAATCTGTAAAAGCCGAACTGAATAAAATTAAAAATCAACTGTAA
- a CDS encoding LemA family protein, whose product MKKWLIPVIVIVLIVFGVYNWAKGFNNEAVVLQEDAKTTWSNVESAYQRRNDLIGNLVKTVQGAADFEKETLTQVIEARAKATSTTINAGDLSPEKMAQFQQAQSGLTGALSKLLLVVERYPDLKANANFLELQSQLEGTENRINVARDRFNANVNKYNKHIKIFPNSVLAGIFNFDEMARYKADAGSENAPDVNFDFKKK is encoded by the coding sequence ATGAAAAAATGGTTAATTCCAGTAATAGTAATTGTGTTAATTGTATTTGGAGTGTACAATTGGGCAAAAGGGTTTAATAACGAGGCAGTTGTGTTACAAGAAGATGCAAAAACAACGTGGTCTAATGTAGAAAGTGCTTACCAACGTAGAAACGATTTAATCGGAAACTTAGTAAAAACAGTACAAGGCGCAGCAGATTTCGAAAAAGAAACCTTAACACAGGTTATAGAAGCGCGTGCAAAAGCTACATCAACAACGATAAATGCAGGAGATTTATCACCAGAAAAAATGGCGCAATTTCAACAAGCACAATCTGGTTTAACAGGCGCATTGTCTAAGTTATTATTAGTGGTAGAACGTTATCCAGATTTAAAAGCAAATGCTAATTTCTTAGAATTGCAAAGCCAATTAGAAGGAACAGAAAACAGAATTAATGTCGCAAGAGATCGATTTAATGCAAATGTTAATAAATATAATAAGCATATTAAAATATTTCCAAACTCAGTTTTAGCAGGTATTTTTAATTTTGATGAAATGGCTCGTTACAAAGCAGATGCAGGTTCAGAAAATGCACCAGATGTAAATTTCGATTTTAAAAAGAAATAA
- a CDS encoding TPM domain-containing protein, with product MSKVEEFLSPAEEKEIISAIRIAEKNTSGEIRVHMEASSEKDHYERALEVFYLLKMDNTKDANAVLIYVAVNDKKFVIYGDKGINKVVPKDFWNTTKNVMQQNFKKGNFKQGIVEVILKAGEELQEHFPWQIDDKDELSNEISKG from the coding sequence ATGTCTAAAGTAGAAGAATTTCTTAGCCCAGCAGAAGAAAAAGAAATTATTTCTGCGATTAGAATTGCAGAGAAAAATACTTCTGGCGAAATACGTGTGCATATGGAAGCTTCTTCCGAGAAAGACCATTATGAGCGTGCGTTAGAAGTATTTTATCTGTTAAAAATGGACAATACCAAAGATGCAAATGCCGTTTTAATTTATGTTGCTGTAAACGACAAAAAGTTTGTTATTTATGGCGATAAAGGCATTAACAAAGTAGTTCCTAAAGATTTTTGGAATACTACCAAAAATGTTATGCAGCAAAACTTCAAAAAAGGAAATTTTAAACAAGGAATTGTTGAAGTAATTTTAAAAGCTGGCGAAGAATTACAAGAACACTTTCCTTGGCAAATAGACGATAAAGACGAACTTTCTAATGAAATTTCTAAAGGATGA
- a CDS encoding TPM domain-containing protein, whose translation MYSRKQFSVTSLQLFATSKKWLFLVTIIFSFNLYSQGFEVPKKPKFQTSVYDFTKPALLSDFQKKNLESKLVRYSDTTSTQIVVAIISSTGGEEIKYLAAQWLAKWGLGVKGKDNGVLLLLAKNDRKIAISSGYGVEHLLTDFQSKRIIERVIIPEFKKGNFYSGLDKGTDYIFRTLNGEFKGTRQKNSKGFDPGIIFFIIIIIIFFILISRGNKNNRGGGKRYRRGSLADTIFDTIILSNAGRGGGSFGGGFGGSSGGGSFGGGGFGGGFGGGMGGGGGASGGW comes from the coding sequence ATGTATTCTAGAAAGCAGTTTTCAGTAACTAGTCTTCAGTTATTCGCAACTTCTAAAAAATGGTTGTTTTTAGTAACCATTATTTTCTCTTTTAATCTTTACTCTCAAGGTTTTGAGGTTCCAAAAAAGCCAAAATTTCAAACAAGTGTATATGATTTTACAAAACCAGCACTACTTTCAGATTTTCAAAAAAAGAATTTAGAAAGTAAATTAGTTCGATATTCAGACACAACTTCTACTCAAATTGTAGTTGCAATTATTTCATCTACAGGAGGAGAAGAAATTAAGTATCTCGCAGCACAATGGCTTGCTAAATGGGGTTTAGGCGTAAAAGGAAAAGATAATGGAGTGTTACTATTGTTGGCAAAAAATGATAGAAAAATTGCAATAAGTAGTGGTTATGGAGTTGAACATTTACTTACAGATTTTCAGTCTAAAAGAATTATAGAACGTGTGATTATTCCTGAATTTAAAAAAGGTAATTTTTATTCAGGATTAGACAAAGGTACAGATTATATTTTTAGAACTTTAAACGGAGAATTTAAAGGAACTCGCCAAAAAAATTCGAAAGGTTTCGATCCTGGAATCATTTTCTTTATCATCATAATTATCATCTTTTTTATCTTAATTTCTAGAGGAAATAAAAACAATAGAGGTGGTGGCAAACGCTACAGAAGAGGGTCTTTAGCAGATACAATTTTTGATACCATAATTTTAAGTAACGCTGGTAGAGGTGGAGGTAGTTTTGGTGGTGGCTTTGGAGGTTCATCTGGAGGTGGAAGCTTTGGCGGAGGTGGTTTTGGTGGCGGTTTTGGCGGCGGAATGGGTGGTGGAGGAGGAGCTTCTGGAGGCTGGTAA